tatttatttattttaatattttataattttttatgtttcattttaaaataatatgatactATTGATTTATTACTTCATGATTGAGTTGATAACATACACTCTAGTCTATCAagtgatatataatataatagagGCTGACTTATGACATATGCTAAAatccaacataaaaaaaaaagtctataggttattttattacaaatttaattttatcttccTGTATTACCTCTCTGAGCAGTCCACAACACAGTGAGTATTGTTCAGGATGAGGATAAGCCTTTTCCTGAGTTTCCCTCCTTCATCCCCTTCCATGGCAGCACCTTCACTCTCCTCCGCTCTCAACTCTCTCTCCTCcccctccctctctctctccttctccACCTCCTCCCGCCGCTTCTCTCTCCTCCCTCCACCCTCACACCAACCCTCCAAACCCCTCTTCCTCACCCTCAAATCCAAACCCTCCGACGACATTGACACATCGTTCTTCGACAACATCAACCCGCAAGATGACATCACATTCAATCCCCCGGAGCCCCCGGAAGGGTTCGTGGCGCCTCCCTCCTTTGACGACGGCCCTCTGGAGACCGAGGACGAAATCGCCGCTGCCTACGAGGAGCTCTACGGCCCCGGCTACAGCGGTGTCTCGGTCCTCGGCAACGACGTGTACGTGATGGACGCGAAGGTGAAGAAAGAGACCGGGTTCGGGTCCGGCGCCAAGAAGGAGAAGGTGAGGGACGGGTTCGAGGAGAGGGTG
The nucleotide sequence above comes from Glycine soja cultivar W05 chromosome 11, ASM419377v2, whole genome shotgun sequence. Encoded proteins:
- the LOC114376837 gene encoding 30S ribosomal protein S5, chloroplastic-like, producing MRISLFLSFPPSSPSMAAPSLSSALNSLSSPSLSLSFSTSSRRFSLLPPPSHQPSKPLFLTLKSKPSDDIDTSFFDNINPQDDITFNPPEPPEGFVAPPSFDDGPLETEDEIAAAYEELYGPGYSGVSVLGNDVYVMDAKVKKETGFGSGAKKEKVRDGFEERVVQVRRVTKVVKGGKQLRFRAVVVVGDKKGQVGVGVGKAKEVIAAVQKSAVNARRNIIKVPMTKYSTFPHRADGDYGAAKVMLRPASPGTGVIAGGSVRIVLEMAGVDNALGKQLGSNNALNNARATVAAVQKMKQFREVAEERGIPMEELWK